In Deinococcus sp. Marseille-Q6407, a single window of DNA contains:
- a CDS encoding lytic transglycosylase domain-containing protein produces the protein MILAGLLGLGSAAQAQSAATPMQIAPVQRGWNSCAPHERGQLAYNAGQRQILVPQEYSDWLRQSARAEGVPETLLFSLVWHESGFCQNALSSAGAIGLGQLMPGTAHSLGVDPYDPQQNLRGSARYLRQQYQRFGRIELALAAYNAGPARVAACGCVPPIPETRNYVNNIVQMYLSFS, from the coding sequence ATGATCCTGGCTGGCCTGCTGGGCCTGGGCAGCGCGGCTCAGGCCCAGAGTGCCGCCACCCCCATGCAGATAGCGCCGGTGCAGCGCGGCTGGAATTCCTGCGCCCCGCACGAACGCGGTCAGCTGGCCTACAACGCCGGGCAGCGGCAGATTCTGGTGCCACAGGAATATTCCGACTGGCTGCGGCAATCGGCCCGCGCCGAGGGCGTGCCTGAAACCCTGCTGTTCTCGCTGGTATGGCATGAATCGGGCTTTTGCCAGAATGCGCTTTCAAGCGCCGGAGCCATCGGGCTAGGACAGCTGATGCCGGGGACCGCCCACAGTCTGGGTGTCGACCCTTACGATCCCCAACAGAATCTGCGCGGCAGTGCCCGCTACCTACGCCAGCAGTACCAGCGCTTTGGCCGCATCGAGCTGGCCCTGGCCGCTTACAACGCGGGCCCGGCACGGGTGGCGGCCTGCGGCTGCGTGCCGCCCATTCCCGAGACCCGCAACTACGTGAACAACATCGTGCAGATGTATCTGTCGTTCAGCTGA